Proteins encoded in a region of the bacterium genome:
- a CDS encoding metallophosphoesterase: MKIGIIADTHDFLPNIEKAVTFFNEQKVDQVIHAGDIISPFTAKVFRKLKCPMEAVFGNNDGDKLFLIESFKGIAQFHERYFSLELDGKRILIFHQPDFIESVSRSRDYDIVIHGHTHKMRVDNREALLINPGECCGYLTKRASVVILDLATMNVEVREL; encoded by the coding sequence ATGAAGATAGGGATAATCGCGGATACTCACGACTTTCTGCCTAATATCGAGAAAGCAGTAACATTTTTCAACGAGCAGAAGGTTGATCAGGTCATTCATGCGGGGGACATCATCTCCCCCTTTACTGCGAAGGTCTTCAGGAAGCTCAAATGCCCGATGGAGGCCGTGTTCGGCAACAACGATGGCGATAAGTTGTTCTTGATCGAATCGTTCAAGGGGATCGCGCAGTTTCACGAGCGCTACTTTTCTTTGGAGCTGGACGGGAAACGGATTCTCATCTTCCACCAGCCCGACTTCATTGAGTCGGTCTCAAGGTCGAGGGATTACGACATCGTCATACACGGACACACGCACAAGATGAGGGTCGATAACCGCGAGGCGCTTCTGATAAACCCCGGCGAGTGCTGCGGCTATCTCACCAAGCGCGCCTCGGTCGTGATTCTCGATCTTGCCACGATGAACGTGGAGGTTAGGGAGCTCTAG